One Mugil cephalus isolate CIBA_MC_2020 chromosome 10, CIBA_Mcephalus_1.1, whole genome shotgun sequence genomic window carries:
- the zmp:0000001167 gene encoding protein phosphatase 1 regulatory subunit 12A isoform X2, with amino-acid sequence MAATDHSRSAAAKQRRQDQLQRWLGSETDLTESEIRGSSSTFGTRRGKVRFAQGAVFMAACSAGDREEVAALVRQGADINHANIDGLTALHQACIDENAEMVQFLVENGSDVNRGDNEGWTPLHAAASCGFIQIAKYLIEHGARVGVVNSEGELPLDVATEDAMERLLKGEIKKQGVDVDKARKEEERIMLQDANALLAGGGTLTPHPNTKATALHVAAAKGYIEVLKVLLKCRVDVDGRDIDGWTPLHAAAHWGQEEVCTLLSEHMCDMGAVNNVGQTPLDVADENLVDKLEELQKKQNALRSEIEKQTPVIETSPQISMVPVRARRRSICRMSSKEKIGLHEREKHPPPALQSSPAEDEEEEGQTGQSQPQGQTKASSSSSSEEESESESDAESEKAKNREIINNLNNKRNATSVLPTSMSTSTATSQVKKHEPSKPPATEAPGSWRTSLRKAGSSVTLGSDPNQDPSRPPESVLGMTRSASSPRLSSEADTKEPRLARVHPIPTRRLFSIPDSSPDNSNSWLSRSSSYTRGLHSQSGNDLTSSTPSLLHSSSYGKRLDNPPVTSASTGTSSAGLSRLNSALAQRTPQEQTVKKDPPAVAAPVPAPAPAPVPVPTTNSQSTTMSEQETKQRRKSYLTPVRDEEAEAQRKARSRHARQSRRSTQGVTLTDVQEAEKTIKSDNKGRENKEEEEKEKEKEKEKEAKQKKGEEGEVSWRSRIASLQKSDLLGLTQPAGTPRPQTSDRKDAEAGTGESETERWERERKERRQARSRRKAQRTGEGDDNDPSGEEEFSSSGLDPQTDQHLSSRLDTSCNDRTQGGGSKDFKKLFEEVSRENSQLQSQLQDTQRVISQTRVDLEKATQRQERFTDCSALLDLERKVLVDLKADNQRLKDENGALIRVISKLSK; translated from the exons ATGGCGGCCACTGACCATTCCCGGTCCGCAGCAGCCAAGCAGCGACGCCAGGACCAGCTGCAGCGGTGGCTGGGCTCAGAGACCGACCTCACAGAATCGGAGATCCGGGGAAGCTCGAGCACCTTCGGGACGCGGCGGGGCAAAGTCCGGTTCGCCCAAGGAGCCGTGTTTATGGCCGCCTGCTCCGCCGGAGACCGGGAGGAGGTGGCGGCGCTGGTCCGACAGGGAGCCGATATCAACCACGCCAACATAGACGGACTGACAGCCCTGCACCAG GCCTGCATCGACGAGAACGCCGAGATGGTGCAGTTCCTGGTGGAGAACGGGAGCGATGTCAACAGAGGGGACAACGAGGGCTGGACTCCTCTGCACGCTGCAGCCTCCTGTGGCTTCATCCAGATAGCTAA ATACCTGATAGAGCACGGTGCTCGCGTCGGGGTGGTGAACAGTGAAGGAGAACTTCCTCTGGACGTCGCCACCGAGGACGCCATGGAAAGGCTGCTCAAAGGCGAAATCAAAAAACAAG GAGTAGACGTGGACAAGGCccgaaaggaggaggagaggatcaTGCTCCAGGACGCCAACGCGCTGCTGGCAGGAGGTGGCACTCTCACACCTCACCCAAACACCAAGGCAACGGCTCTGCACGTCGCCGCTGCCAAAGGCTACATCGAAGTCCTGAA GGTACTGTTAAAGTGCAGGGTGGACGTGGACGGCAGGGACATCGACGGCTGGACGCCCTTGCACGCCGCCGCTCACTGGGGCCAGGAGGAGGTGTGCACCCTGCTCTCCGAACACATGTGCGACATGGGCGCCGTCAACAACGTG GGACAAACGCCTCTAGATGTTGCGGATGAGAACCTCGTGGACAAACTGGAGGAGCTACAGAAGAAACAGAACGCT CTACGCAGCGAGATAGAGAAACAGACGCCTGTTATTGAGACCAGTCCGCAAATCTCCATGGTACCAGTTCGCGCACGCAG GAGGTCTATCTGTCGCATGAGCAGTAAGGAGAAGATTGGCCTCCACGAGCGGGAGAAACACCCGCCCCCCGCCCTGCAGAGCAGCCCggcggaggacgaggaggaggaaggtcagACGGGGCAGAGCCAGCCTCAGGGCCAGACCAAagcctccagcagctccagctcggaggaggagagcgagTCCGAGAGCGACGCCGAGTCAG agaaagcaaaaaatcGAGAAATCATAAACAACTTGAACAACAAGCGAAACGCCACCAGCGTGCTTCCTACCTCCATGTCAACGAGTACGGCCACAAGCCAAGTTAAAAAG CATGAACCAAGCAAGCCTCCAGCCACTGAAGCCCCAGGCTCATGGAGGACGTCTCTGAGAAAAGCCGGTAGCTCTGTAACTCTGGGCTCTGACCCCAACCAAGACCCCAGCAGACCGCCAGAGTCTGTCCTGGGTATGACTCGCTCTGCCTCCAGTCCCCGCCTGAGCTCTGAGGCCGACACCAAG GAGCCGAGGCTCGCTCGCGTCCACCCCATTCCAACCCGGAGGCTCTTCAGTATCCCCGATAGCAGCCCTGACAACTCCAACAG TTGGCTAAGCCGTAGCTCCTCTTACACCCGGGGCCTTCATAGTCAGTCAGGGAATGATCTCACTAGTTCCACGCCGTCTTTGCTTCACAG CTCATCTTATGGAAAGAGACTGGACAATCCTCCTGTGACCTCAGCCAGCACAGGGACAAGCTCTGCTGGTCTCAGCCGCCTTAATAGTGCCTTAGCTCAGAG AACTCCTCAGGAACAGACAGTAAAGAAGGATCCGCCAGCCGTCGCCGCCCCAGtccccgcccccgcccccgcccccgtCCCTGTCCCCACCACCAACTCTCAGAGCACAACCATGAGCGAACAGGAGACCAAGCAGAGACGCAA GTCCTATCTGACGCCCGTGCGGGATGAGGAGGCGGAGGCGCAGAGGAAAGCTCGCTCCCGGCACGCGCGGCAGTCCCGCCGCTCCACTCAG GGGGTGACGCTGACGGATGTGCAGGAGGCGGAGAAGACCATCAAGTCAGACAACAAAGGGAGGGAAaataaggaggaagaggagaaggagaaggaaaaggagaaggagaaggaagccAAGCagaagaagggagaggagggg GAAGTGAGCTGGAGGTCTCGTATTGCCAGTCTGCAGAAGTCGGACCTTCTGGGCCTCACTCAGCCTGCTGGCACCCCCCGGCCTCAGACCTCTGACAGGAAAG ATGCTGAGGCCGGTACAGGGGAGAGCGAGACAGAGCGATGGGAGAGGGAGCGCAAGGAGAGGAGGCAAGCTCGCTCCAGGAGGAAGGCGCAAAGGACCGGGGAG GGCGATGACAATGATCCCAGTGGAGAGGAAGAGTTCTCAAGCAGTGGGCTGGATCCacag ACAGATCAACACTTGAGCTCCAG GTTGGACACATCCTGTAACGATCGCACCCAGGGAGGAGGATCCAAGGATTTTAAGAAG ttgttTGAGGAGGTGTCCAGAGAAAACAGccagcttcagtctcagctgcagGACACCCAGAGGGTCATCAGTCAGACCAGAGTGGACCTGGAAAAGGCCACGCAG AGACAGGAGCGCTTCACTGACTGTTCAGCCCTGCTGGACCTGGAGAGAAAG gTCCTGGTTGACTTGAAAGCGGACAACCAGCGTCTTAAAGATGAAAATGGAGCACTGATCcgtgtcatcagcaaactttCCAAATAG
- the zmp:0000001167 gene encoding protein phosphatase 1 regulatory subunit 12A isoform X4, whose translation MAATDHSRSAAAKQRRQDQLQRWLGSETDLTESEIRGSSSTFGTRRGKVRFAQGAVFMAACSAGDREEVAALVRQGADINHANIDGLTALHQACIDENAEMVQFLVENGSDVNRGDNEGWTPLHAAASCGFIQIAKYLIEHGARVGVVNSEGELPLDVATEDAMERLLKGEIKKQGVDVDKARKEEERIMLQDANALLAGGGTLTPHPNTKATALHVAAAKGYIEVLKVLLKCRVDVDGRDIDGWTPLHAAAHWGQEEVCTLLSEHMCDMGAVNNVGQTPLDVADENLVDKLEELQKKQNALRSEIEKQTPVIETSPQISMVPVRARRRSICRMSSKEKIGLHEREKHPPPALQSSPAEDEEEEGQTGQSQPQGQTKASSSSSSEEESESESDAESEKAKNREIINNLNNKRNATSVLPTSMSTSTATSQVKKHEPSKPPATEAPGSWRTSLRKAGSSVTLGSDPNQDPSRPPESVLGMTRSASSPRLSSEADTKEPRLARVHPIPTRRLFSIPDSSPDNSNSWLSRSSSYTRGLHSQSGNDLTSSTPSLLHRTPQEQTVKKDPPAVAAPVPAPAPAPVPVPTTNSQSTTMSEQETKQRRKSYLTPVRDEEAEAQRKARSRHARQSRRSTQGVTLTDVQEAEKTIKSDNKGRENKEEEEKEKEKEKEKEAKQKKGEEGEVSWRSRIASLQKSDLLGLTQPAGTPRPQTSDRKDAEAGTGESETERWERERKERRQARSRRKAQRTGEGDDNDPSGEEEFSSSGLDPQTDQHLSSRLDTSCNDRTQGGGSKDFKKLFEEVSRENSQLQSQLQDTQRVISQTRVDLEKATQRQERFTDCSALLDLERKDRRMLERRMAELEEELKVLVDLKADNQRLKDENGALIRVISKLSK comes from the exons ATGGCGGCCACTGACCATTCCCGGTCCGCAGCAGCCAAGCAGCGACGCCAGGACCAGCTGCAGCGGTGGCTGGGCTCAGAGACCGACCTCACAGAATCGGAGATCCGGGGAAGCTCGAGCACCTTCGGGACGCGGCGGGGCAAAGTCCGGTTCGCCCAAGGAGCCGTGTTTATGGCCGCCTGCTCCGCCGGAGACCGGGAGGAGGTGGCGGCGCTGGTCCGACAGGGAGCCGATATCAACCACGCCAACATAGACGGACTGACAGCCCTGCACCAG GCCTGCATCGACGAGAACGCCGAGATGGTGCAGTTCCTGGTGGAGAACGGGAGCGATGTCAACAGAGGGGACAACGAGGGCTGGACTCCTCTGCACGCTGCAGCCTCCTGTGGCTTCATCCAGATAGCTAA ATACCTGATAGAGCACGGTGCTCGCGTCGGGGTGGTGAACAGTGAAGGAGAACTTCCTCTGGACGTCGCCACCGAGGACGCCATGGAAAGGCTGCTCAAAGGCGAAATCAAAAAACAAG GAGTAGACGTGGACAAGGCccgaaaggaggaggagaggatcaTGCTCCAGGACGCCAACGCGCTGCTGGCAGGAGGTGGCACTCTCACACCTCACCCAAACACCAAGGCAACGGCTCTGCACGTCGCCGCTGCCAAAGGCTACATCGAAGTCCTGAA GGTACTGTTAAAGTGCAGGGTGGACGTGGACGGCAGGGACATCGACGGCTGGACGCCCTTGCACGCCGCCGCTCACTGGGGCCAGGAGGAGGTGTGCACCCTGCTCTCCGAACACATGTGCGACATGGGCGCCGTCAACAACGTG GGACAAACGCCTCTAGATGTTGCGGATGAGAACCTCGTGGACAAACTGGAGGAGCTACAGAAGAAACAGAACGCT CTACGCAGCGAGATAGAGAAACAGACGCCTGTTATTGAGACCAGTCCGCAAATCTCCATGGTACCAGTTCGCGCACGCAG GAGGTCTATCTGTCGCATGAGCAGTAAGGAGAAGATTGGCCTCCACGAGCGGGAGAAACACCCGCCCCCCGCCCTGCAGAGCAGCCCggcggaggacgaggaggaggaaggtcagACGGGGCAGAGCCAGCCTCAGGGCCAGACCAAagcctccagcagctccagctcggaggaggagagcgagTCCGAGAGCGACGCCGAGTCAG agaaagcaaaaaatcGAGAAATCATAAACAACTTGAACAACAAGCGAAACGCCACCAGCGTGCTTCCTACCTCCATGTCAACGAGTACGGCCACAAGCCAAGTTAAAAAG CATGAACCAAGCAAGCCTCCAGCCACTGAAGCCCCAGGCTCATGGAGGACGTCTCTGAGAAAAGCCGGTAGCTCTGTAACTCTGGGCTCTGACCCCAACCAAGACCCCAGCAGACCGCCAGAGTCTGTCCTGGGTATGACTCGCTCTGCCTCCAGTCCCCGCCTGAGCTCTGAGGCCGACACCAAG GAGCCGAGGCTCGCTCGCGTCCACCCCATTCCAACCCGGAGGCTCTTCAGTATCCCCGATAGCAGCCCTGACAACTCCAACAG TTGGCTAAGCCGTAGCTCCTCTTACACCCGGGGCCTTCATAGTCAGTCAGGGAATGATCTCACTAGTTCCACGCCGTCTTTGCTTCACAG AACTCCTCAGGAACAGACAGTAAAGAAGGATCCGCCAGCCGTCGCCGCCCCAGtccccgcccccgcccccgcccccgtCCCTGTCCCCACCACCAACTCTCAGAGCACAACCATGAGCGAACAGGAGACCAAGCAGAGACGCAA GTCCTATCTGACGCCCGTGCGGGATGAGGAGGCGGAGGCGCAGAGGAAAGCTCGCTCCCGGCACGCGCGGCAGTCCCGCCGCTCCACTCAG GGGGTGACGCTGACGGATGTGCAGGAGGCGGAGAAGACCATCAAGTCAGACAACAAAGGGAGGGAAaataaggaggaagaggagaaggagaaggaaaaggagaaggagaaggaagccAAGCagaagaagggagaggagggg GAAGTGAGCTGGAGGTCTCGTATTGCCAGTCTGCAGAAGTCGGACCTTCTGGGCCTCACTCAGCCTGCTGGCACCCCCCGGCCTCAGACCTCTGACAGGAAAG ATGCTGAGGCCGGTACAGGGGAGAGCGAGACAGAGCGATGGGAGAGGGAGCGCAAGGAGAGGAGGCAAGCTCGCTCCAGGAGGAAGGCGCAAAGGACCGGGGAG GGCGATGACAATGATCCCAGTGGAGAGGAAGAGTTCTCAAGCAGTGGGCTGGATCCacag ACAGATCAACACTTGAGCTCCAG GTTGGACACATCCTGTAACGATCGCACCCAGGGAGGAGGATCCAAGGATTTTAAGAAG ttgttTGAGGAGGTGTCCAGAGAAAACAGccagcttcagtctcagctgcagGACACCCAGAGGGTCATCAGTCAGACCAGAGTGGACCTGGAAAAGGCCACGCAG AGACAGGAGCGCTTCACTGACTGTTCAGCCCTGCTGGACCTGGAGAGAAAG GACCGGAGGATGCTGGAGCGGCGAATggcggagctggaggaggagctgaag gTCCTGGTTGACTTGAAAGCGGACAACCAGCGTCTTAAAGATGAAAATGGAGCACTGATCcgtgtcatcagcaaactttCCAAATAG
- the zmp:0000001167 gene encoding protein phosphatase 1 regulatory subunit 12A isoform X1, which produces MAATDHSRSAAAKQRRQDQLQRWLGSETDLTESEIRGSSSTFGTRRGKVRFAQGAVFMAACSAGDREEVAALVRQGADINHANIDGLTALHQACIDENAEMVQFLVENGSDVNRGDNEGWTPLHAAASCGFIQIAKYLIEHGARVGVVNSEGELPLDVATEDAMERLLKGEIKKQGVDVDKARKEEERIMLQDANALLAGGGTLTPHPNTKATALHVAAAKGYIEVLKVLLKCRVDVDGRDIDGWTPLHAAAHWGQEEVCTLLSEHMCDMGAVNNVGQTPLDVADENLVDKLEELQKKQNALRSEIEKQTPVIETSPQISMVPVRARRRSICRMSSKEKIGLHEREKHPPPALQSSPAEDEEEEGQTGQSQPQGQTKASSSSSSEEESESESDAESEKAKNREIINNLNNKRNATSVLPTSMSTSTATSQVKKHEPSKPPATEAPGSWRTSLRKAGSSVTLGSDPNQDPSRPPESVLGMTRSASSPRLSSEADTKEPRLARVHPIPTRRLFSIPDSSPDNSNSWLSRSSSYTRGLHSQSGNDLTSSTPSLLHSSSYGKRLDNPPVTSASTGTSSAGLSRLNSALAQRTPQEQTVKKDPPAVAAPVPAPAPAPVPVPTTNSQSTTMSEQETKQRRKSYLTPVRDEEAEAQRKARSRHARQSRRSTQGVTLTDVQEAEKTIKSDNKGRENKEEEEKEKEKEKEKEAKQKKGEEGEVSWRSRIASLQKSDLLGLTQPAGTPRPQTSDRKDAEAGTGESETERWERERKERRQARSRRKAQRTGEGDDNDPSGEEEFSSSGLDPQTDQHLSSRLDTSCNDRTQGGGSKDFKKLFEEVSRENSQLQSQLQDTQRVISQTRVDLEKATQRQERFTDCSALLDLERKDRRMLERRMAELEEELKVLVDLKADNQRLKDENGALIRVISKLSK; this is translated from the exons ATGGCGGCCACTGACCATTCCCGGTCCGCAGCAGCCAAGCAGCGACGCCAGGACCAGCTGCAGCGGTGGCTGGGCTCAGAGACCGACCTCACAGAATCGGAGATCCGGGGAAGCTCGAGCACCTTCGGGACGCGGCGGGGCAAAGTCCGGTTCGCCCAAGGAGCCGTGTTTATGGCCGCCTGCTCCGCCGGAGACCGGGAGGAGGTGGCGGCGCTGGTCCGACAGGGAGCCGATATCAACCACGCCAACATAGACGGACTGACAGCCCTGCACCAG GCCTGCATCGACGAGAACGCCGAGATGGTGCAGTTCCTGGTGGAGAACGGGAGCGATGTCAACAGAGGGGACAACGAGGGCTGGACTCCTCTGCACGCTGCAGCCTCCTGTGGCTTCATCCAGATAGCTAA ATACCTGATAGAGCACGGTGCTCGCGTCGGGGTGGTGAACAGTGAAGGAGAACTTCCTCTGGACGTCGCCACCGAGGACGCCATGGAAAGGCTGCTCAAAGGCGAAATCAAAAAACAAG GAGTAGACGTGGACAAGGCccgaaaggaggaggagaggatcaTGCTCCAGGACGCCAACGCGCTGCTGGCAGGAGGTGGCACTCTCACACCTCACCCAAACACCAAGGCAACGGCTCTGCACGTCGCCGCTGCCAAAGGCTACATCGAAGTCCTGAA GGTACTGTTAAAGTGCAGGGTGGACGTGGACGGCAGGGACATCGACGGCTGGACGCCCTTGCACGCCGCCGCTCACTGGGGCCAGGAGGAGGTGTGCACCCTGCTCTCCGAACACATGTGCGACATGGGCGCCGTCAACAACGTG GGACAAACGCCTCTAGATGTTGCGGATGAGAACCTCGTGGACAAACTGGAGGAGCTACAGAAGAAACAGAACGCT CTACGCAGCGAGATAGAGAAACAGACGCCTGTTATTGAGACCAGTCCGCAAATCTCCATGGTACCAGTTCGCGCACGCAG GAGGTCTATCTGTCGCATGAGCAGTAAGGAGAAGATTGGCCTCCACGAGCGGGAGAAACACCCGCCCCCCGCCCTGCAGAGCAGCCCggcggaggacgaggaggaggaaggtcagACGGGGCAGAGCCAGCCTCAGGGCCAGACCAAagcctccagcagctccagctcggaggaggagagcgagTCCGAGAGCGACGCCGAGTCAG agaaagcaaaaaatcGAGAAATCATAAACAACTTGAACAACAAGCGAAACGCCACCAGCGTGCTTCCTACCTCCATGTCAACGAGTACGGCCACAAGCCAAGTTAAAAAG CATGAACCAAGCAAGCCTCCAGCCACTGAAGCCCCAGGCTCATGGAGGACGTCTCTGAGAAAAGCCGGTAGCTCTGTAACTCTGGGCTCTGACCCCAACCAAGACCCCAGCAGACCGCCAGAGTCTGTCCTGGGTATGACTCGCTCTGCCTCCAGTCCCCGCCTGAGCTCTGAGGCCGACACCAAG GAGCCGAGGCTCGCTCGCGTCCACCCCATTCCAACCCGGAGGCTCTTCAGTATCCCCGATAGCAGCCCTGACAACTCCAACAG TTGGCTAAGCCGTAGCTCCTCTTACACCCGGGGCCTTCATAGTCAGTCAGGGAATGATCTCACTAGTTCCACGCCGTCTTTGCTTCACAG CTCATCTTATGGAAAGAGACTGGACAATCCTCCTGTGACCTCAGCCAGCACAGGGACAAGCTCTGCTGGTCTCAGCCGCCTTAATAGTGCCTTAGCTCAGAG AACTCCTCAGGAACAGACAGTAAAGAAGGATCCGCCAGCCGTCGCCGCCCCAGtccccgcccccgcccccgcccccgtCCCTGTCCCCACCACCAACTCTCAGAGCACAACCATGAGCGAACAGGAGACCAAGCAGAGACGCAA GTCCTATCTGACGCCCGTGCGGGATGAGGAGGCGGAGGCGCAGAGGAAAGCTCGCTCCCGGCACGCGCGGCAGTCCCGCCGCTCCACTCAG GGGGTGACGCTGACGGATGTGCAGGAGGCGGAGAAGACCATCAAGTCAGACAACAAAGGGAGGGAAaataaggaggaagaggagaaggagaaggaaaaggagaaggagaaggaagccAAGCagaagaagggagaggagggg GAAGTGAGCTGGAGGTCTCGTATTGCCAGTCTGCAGAAGTCGGACCTTCTGGGCCTCACTCAGCCTGCTGGCACCCCCCGGCCTCAGACCTCTGACAGGAAAG ATGCTGAGGCCGGTACAGGGGAGAGCGAGACAGAGCGATGGGAGAGGGAGCGCAAGGAGAGGAGGCAAGCTCGCTCCAGGAGGAAGGCGCAAAGGACCGGGGAG GGCGATGACAATGATCCCAGTGGAGAGGAAGAGTTCTCAAGCAGTGGGCTGGATCCacag ACAGATCAACACTTGAGCTCCAG GTTGGACACATCCTGTAACGATCGCACCCAGGGAGGAGGATCCAAGGATTTTAAGAAG ttgttTGAGGAGGTGTCCAGAGAAAACAGccagcttcagtctcagctgcagGACACCCAGAGGGTCATCAGTCAGACCAGAGTGGACCTGGAAAAGGCCACGCAG AGACAGGAGCGCTTCACTGACTGTTCAGCCCTGCTGGACCTGGAGAGAAAG GACCGGAGGATGCTGGAGCGGCGAATggcggagctggaggaggagctgaag gTCCTGGTTGACTTGAAAGCGGACAACCAGCGTCTTAAAGATGAAAATGGAGCACTGATCcgtgtcatcagcaaactttCCAAATAG
- the zmp:0000001167 gene encoding protein phosphatase 1 regulatory subunit 12A isoform X5, which produces MAATDHSRSAAAKQRRQDQLQRWLGSETDLTESEIRGSSSTFGTRRGKVRFAQGAVFMAACSAGDREEVAALVRQGADINHANIDGLTALHQACIDENAEMVQFLVENGSDVNRGDNEGWTPLHAAASCGFIQIAKYLIEHGARVGVVNSEGELPLDVATEDAMERLLKGEIKKQGVDVDKARKEEERIMLQDANALLAGGGTLTPHPNTKATALHVAAAKGYIEVLKVLLKCRVDVDGRDIDGWTPLHAAAHWGQEEVCTLLSEHMCDMGAVNNVGQTPLDVADENLVDKLEELQKKQNALRSEIEKQTPVIETSPQISMVPVRARRRSICRMSSKEKIGLHEREKHPPPALQSSPAEDEEEEGQTGQSQPQGQTKASSSSSSEEESESESDAESEKAKNREIINNLNNKRNATSVLPTSMSTSTATSQVKKHEPSKPPATEAPGSWRTSLRKAGSSVTLGSDPNQDPSRPPESVLGMTRSASSPRLSSEADTKEPRLARVHPIPTRRLFSIPDSSPDNSNSWLSRSSSYTRGLHSQSGNDLTSSTPSLLHSSSYGKRLDNPPVTSASTGTSSAGLSRLNSALAQRTPQEQTVKKDPPAVAAPVPAPAPAPVPVPTTNSQSTTMSEQETKQRRKSYLTPVRDEEAEAQRKARSRHARQSRRSTQGVTLTDVQEAEKTIKSDNKGRENKEEEEKEKEKEKEKEAKQKKGEEGEVSWRSRIASLQKSDLLGLTQPAGTPRPQTSDRKDAEAGTGESETERWERERKERRQARSRRKAQRTGEGDDNDPSGEEEFSSSGLDPQTDQHLSSRLDTSCNDRTQGGGSKDFKKLFEEVSRENSQLQSQLQDTQRVISQTRVDLEKATQRQERFTDCSALLDLERKVV; this is translated from the exons ATGGCGGCCACTGACCATTCCCGGTCCGCAGCAGCCAAGCAGCGACGCCAGGACCAGCTGCAGCGGTGGCTGGGCTCAGAGACCGACCTCACAGAATCGGAGATCCGGGGAAGCTCGAGCACCTTCGGGACGCGGCGGGGCAAAGTCCGGTTCGCCCAAGGAGCCGTGTTTATGGCCGCCTGCTCCGCCGGAGACCGGGAGGAGGTGGCGGCGCTGGTCCGACAGGGAGCCGATATCAACCACGCCAACATAGACGGACTGACAGCCCTGCACCAG GCCTGCATCGACGAGAACGCCGAGATGGTGCAGTTCCTGGTGGAGAACGGGAGCGATGTCAACAGAGGGGACAACGAGGGCTGGACTCCTCTGCACGCTGCAGCCTCCTGTGGCTTCATCCAGATAGCTAA ATACCTGATAGAGCACGGTGCTCGCGTCGGGGTGGTGAACAGTGAAGGAGAACTTCCTCTGGACGTCGCCACCGAGGACGCCATGGAAAGGCTGCTCAAAGGCGAAATCAAAAAACAAG GAGTAGACGTGGACAAGGCccgaaaggaggaggagaggatcaTGCTCCAGGACGCCAACGCGCTGCTGGCAGGAGGTGGCACTCTCACACCTCACCCAAACACCAAGGCAACGGCTCTGCACGTCGCCGCTGCCAAAGGCTACATCGAAGTCCTGAA GGTACTGTTAAAGTGCAGGGTGGACGTGGACGGCAGGGACATCGACGGCTGGACGCCCTTGCACGCCGCCGCTCACTGGGGCCAGGAGGAGGTGTGCACCCTGCTCTCCGAACACATGTGCGACATGGGCGCCGTCAACAACGTG GGACAAACGCCTCTAGATGTTGCGGATGAGAACCTCGTGGACAAACTGGAGGAGCTACAGAAGAAACAGAACGCT CTACGCAGCGAGATAGAGAAACAGACGCCTGTTATTGAGACCAGTCCGCAAATCTCCATGGTACCAGTTCGCGCACGCAG GAGGTCTATCTGTCGCATGAGCAGTAAGGAGAAGATTGGCCTCCACGAGCGGGAGAAACACCCGCCCCCCGCCCTGCAGAGCAGCCCggcggaggacgaggaggaggaaggtcagACGGGGCAGAGCCAGCCTCAGGGCCAGACCAAagcctccagcagctccagctcggaggaggagagcgagTCCGAGAGCGACGCCGAGTCAG agaaagcaaaaaatcGAGAAATCATAAACAACTTGAACAACAAGCGAAACGCCACCAGCGTGCTTCCTACCTCCATGTCAACGAGTACGGCCACAAGCCAAGTTAAAAAG CATGAACCAAGCAAGCCTCCAGCCACTGAAGCCCCAGGCTCATGGAGGACGTCTCTGAGAAAAGCCGGTAGCTCTGTAACTCTGGGCTCTGACCCCAACCAAGACCCCAGCAGACCGCCAGAGTCTGTCCTGGGTATGACTCGCTCTGCCTCCAGTCCCCGCCTGAGCTCTGAGGCCGACACCAAG GAGCCGAGGCTCGCTCGCGTCCACCCCATTCCAACCCGGAGGCTCTTCAGTATCCCCGATAGCAGCCCTGACAACTCCAACAG TTGGCTAAGCCGTAGCTCCTCTTACACCCGGGGCCTTCATAGTCAGTCAGGGAATGATCTCACTAGTTCCACGCCGTCTTTGCTTCACAG CTCATCTTATGGAAAGAGACTGGACAATCCTCCTGTGACCTCAGCCAGCACAGGGACAAGCTCTGCTGGTCTCAGCCGCCTTAATAGTGCCTTAGCTCAGAG AACTCCTCAGGAACAGACAGTAAAGAAGGATCCGCCAGCCGTCGCCGCCCCAGtccccgcccccgcccccgcccccgtCCCTGTCCCCACCACCAACTCTCAGAGCACAACCATGAGCGAACAGGAGACCAAGCAGAGACGCAA GTCCTATCTGACGCCCGTGCGGGATGAGGAGGCGGAGGCGCAGAGGAAAGCTCGCTCCCGGCACGCGCGGCAGTCCCGCCGCTCCACTCAG GGGGTGACGCTGACGGATGTGCAGGAGGCGGAGAAGACCATCAAGTCAGACAACAAAGGGAGGGAAaataaggaggaagaggagaaggagaaggaaaaggagaaggagaaggaagccAAGCagaagaagggagaggagggg GAAGTGAGCTGGAGGTCTCGTATTGCCAGTCTGCAGAAGTCGGACCTTCTGGGCCTCACTCAGCCTGCTGGCACCCCCCGGCCTCAGACCTCTGACAGGAAAG ATGCTGAGGCCGGTACAGGGGAGAGCGAGACAGAGCGATGGGAGAGGGAGCGCAAGGAGAGGAGGCAAGCTCGCTCCAGGAGGAAGGCGCAAAGGACCGGGGAG GGCGATGACAATGATCCCAGTGGAGAGGAAGAGTTCTCAAGCAGTGGGCTGGATCCacag ACAGATCAACACTTGAGCTCCAG GTTGGACACATCCTGTAACGATCGCACCCAGGGAGGAGGATCCAAGGATTTTAAGAAG ttgttTGAGGAGGTGTCCAGAGAAAACAGccagcttcagtctcagctgcagGACACCCAGAGGGTCATCAGTCAGACCAGAGTGGACCTGGAAAAGGCCACGCAG AGACAGGAGCGCTTCACTGACTGTTCAGCCCTGCTGGACCTGGAGAGAAAG gtgGTGTGA